Proteins from a genomic interval of Neisseria arctica:
- a CDS encoding outer membrane protein assembly factor BamD, producing the protein MKKILLVVTLGLALGGCAATGTVDKDAQMTQDWTVERLYTEAQDDLNSNNYTRAIKLYEILESRFPNGRHAQQAQLDTAYAYYKDDEPEKALAAVERFQRMYPQHPNMDYALYLKGLILFNEDQSFLNKLASQDWSDRDPKANRDAYHAFAQLIERYPNSRYAQDATERMTKLVDALGGNEIAVARYYMKRGAYLAAANRAQKVVQQYQNTRFVEEALAIMEQAYQRLNKPQLADDTRRILSQNFPNSPYLQTGWKLDSMPWWRYWK; encoded by the coding sequence ATGAAAAAAATTCTTTTAGTAGTAACTCTAGGCTTGGCATTGGGCGGCTGTGCCGCTACCGGCACCGTAGATAAAGATGCCCAAATGACCCAAGATTGGACAGTAGAACGTCTTTACACCGAGGCGCAAGACGACTTAAACAGCAACAATTATACTAGAGCCATCAAGTTATACGAAATTTTAGAATCGCGCTTCCCTAATGGCCGCCATGCGCAACAAGCGCAGCTTGACACCGCATATGCCTACTATAAAGATGACGAACCTGAAAAAGCCCTCGCCGCAGTTGAGCGTTTCCAGCGTATGTACCCCCAACATCCGAATATGGATTACGCCCTTTATTTAAAAGGCCTCATCCTCTTCAATGAAGATCAGTCTTTCCTGAACAAACTGGCCTCGCAAGACTGGTCTGACCGAGATCCAAAAGCAAACCGCGATGCTTATCATGCTTTTGCGCAATTAATCGAACGCTATCCCAACAGTCGCTACGCACAAGATGCCACCGAACGCATGACCAAGCTGGTAGATGCCTTGGGAGGTAATGAAATTGCGGTAGCCCGCTATTACATGAAACGCGGAGCCTATTTGGCGGCTGCAAACCGTGCGCAAAAAGTGGTTCAGCAGTATCAAAACACACGTTTTGTAGAAGAGGCTCTAGCCATCATGGAGCAAGCCTATCAACGGTTAAACAAACCCCAATTGGCAGACGATACCCGCCGTATTTTGTCGCAAAACTTCCCCAACAGCCCCTATCTGCAAACCGGATGGAAATTGGATAGCATGCCTTGGTGGCGTTATTGGAAATAA